The Bacteroidota bacterium DNA segment GTTCACGCATATGCAGGTGTCTCATGAAGTACTAAGATGCTATTAGACATTTAGCTGCCGGCCTTCATGAAACCAACTCTGTTTTTAATATCGCTATGCATCATGGCTACTGGTGTCAAAGCGCAGGACAATAATACCCAGATTGCGCAGCAAAATACACATCAAATCGCGATGAAGCCTGCTACAGATCTTAGTGGCCAGGCTATGTTGCAGGATATTTTCCTGGGTTTTGATTTTCAGCCGCAGTCTGCTTTTTCCGAAGCTCCCAGCGTTTCGAATGTAGCCCTGATGTACAGCAAGGTGCGTATGACTGCAGCTACTACCGGGCATTTCTGGAGTGCCCGGGGTAAAACGGCGGGCGGACAACTGTTTTACCTGTTCGACAGGAATGATAATGGTGAGCTCCGGGATGAAGACCCCGTGCTGCTTCCAGATAGTGGGATGGTATATGTTGAGTGGCCTATGCGGCGTATTGAGTCTGATGCCTCACCAGCGAAGATAGCAACGCTTGACATTCGGGTGCGCATCCATGCAAACGCCAATGCAGAATGGCAGATCAATACCCTCTGGGAAGCTACACTGCATGCGAAAGAGGAGGACTTACAGGTAGGGATCGTCCGATTAACGGATAACCAATTTCTTGCATTTGCCGACGTAGACGGAGATGGGGTGTATGAGAAATACCTGGATCCTGCCCAGCCTTTTGGATTAGGCGGACCATTTTGGACCTATAATGTCAATTTTGAAGCGCAGGTAGTCGTGCTCAGTCCCACGGACAAACATCCAGTTGCTCCAGGCTGGAAAGCACCTCCGCTTGAAGGCATTACTTGGCCTGATAGCAAAAGCGTCGTTTTGCCGCAGAACACTGGGAAGGTAACCATGCTTGTTTTCTGTTTGCAGACGTGCAGTGGATGCCGGGACCTTGCACCTTACTTACGCGAATTCGCAGCTGCGTATGGGGACACCTCGGAGTTTCGGATGTGGAGTGTGGTGCCGAGTGCTGAAGAAGCTGCTGGCAACGCGCGCGACGTATCT contains these protein-coding regions:
- a CDS encoding TlpA disulfide reductase family protein; amino-acid sequence: MATGVKAQDNNTQIAQQNTHQIAMKPATDLSGQAMLQDIFLGFDFQPQSAFSEAPSVSNVALMYSKVRMTAATTGHFWSARGKTAGGQLFYLFDRNDNGELRDEDPVLLPDSGMVYVEWPMRRIESDASPAKIATLDIRVRIHANANAEWQINTLWEATLHAKEEDLQVGIVRLTDNQFLAFADVDGDGVYEKYLDPAQPFGLGGPFWTYNVNFEAQVVVLSPTDKHPVAPGWKAPPLEGITWPDSKSVVLPQNTGKVTMLVFCLQTCSGCRDLAPYLREFAAAYGDTSEFRMWSVVPSAEEAAGNARDVSPDLLQVISPAAWKDYGVAPTPTVFVMNNTGEIVHRSIGTSKAIVEEIKATLLRHLNR